The following are encoded in a window of Magnolia sinica isolate HGM2019 chromosome 11, MsV1, whole genome shotgun sequence genomic DNA:
- the LOC131219444 gene encoding cytochrome P450 71A1-like, whose amino-acid sequence MAILISLLFLAIAFVIFATLNAGRAAKKSNELPSPSKLPIIGNLHQLGSPGSLLHHSLQSLSNKYGPLMLLHLGNIPTLVVSSAEMAEEILKNHDLAFAGRPLPSSKGARQIIYGCTDIAFAPYGEYWRQARKICVSNLLSLKRVQSFQLIREEEVGNMIEEIKSSCSVDVSEMLLSLTSGILSRIALGKKYVEVKDLAREMEFLLGSFSAGNFIPWLGWIDVLNGLEARLKRFSHCMDAFLDQVIDDHLISKTNGDENDNEQNLVDVLLHLQKDTNADLHLTKDNLKAIILDMFIAGIGSTAVALEWTLAELVKNPRIMEKAKEEIRRVIGIKEKVEEDDLVQMDYLKSIIKETLRFHPPGPLLVPHESTTSVRIQGCHISPKTRVLINAWAIGRDPRSWENPDEFIPERFANNPIDFKGQDFQFIPFGAGRRICPGISFATSTIELALVNLLYWFDWEFPSGTRAEDVDMSEASGIVAHRKFPIHLVPTMVKRSGDLDSA is encoded by the exons ATGGCTATCTtaatctctcttctcttcttggCCATTGCATTTGTAATCTTTGCCACTCTCAATGCAGGTCGAGCAGCAAAGAAATCCAATGAACTACCTTCTCCATCCAAGCTTCCTATCATCGGTAACCTCCACCAGTTAGGTAGTCCTGGTTCATTACTCCACCATTCTCTACAATCACTCTCCAACAAATACGGCCCACTGATGCTGCTCCACTTGGGGAACATCCCTACTCTCGTGGTTTCCTCAGCTGAAATGGCTGAAGAGATCTTGAAAAACCATGATCTTGCTTTTGCAGGCCGACCTTTGCCTAGTTCCAAAGGAGCTAGGCAGATTATCTATGGCTGCACTGACATTGCCTTCGCACCTTATGGTGAGTATTGGAGGCAAGCCAGGAAAATTTGCGTTAGCAATCTTTTGAGTCTTAAGAGAGTGCAGTCATTTCAGTTAATTAGGGAAgaagaagttgggaatatgatTGAGGAGATTAAAAGTTCATGTTCTGTTGATGTGTCTGAGATGTTGCTTTCGTTAACGAGTGGAATACTTTCAAGGATTGCTTTAGGGAAGAAGTATGTAGAAGTGAAGGATCTAGCTAGGGAAATGGAATTTCTCTTGGGATCTTTCAGCGCGGGAAATTTTATCCCGTGGTTGGGATGGATAGATGTCTTGAACGGCTTGGAGGCAAGATTAAAAAGGTTTTCTCATTGCATGGATGCTTTTCTTGATCAAGTGATCGATGACCATCTCATCAGCAAAACCAATGGTGATGAAAATGATAATGAGCAGAACCTTGTGGATGTATTGCTTCACCTTCAGAAGGATACCAATGCTGACTTACATCTCACCAAAGATAATCTCAAAGCTATCATcttg GACATGTTCATTGCAGGAATCGGGTCCACAGCGGTTGCATTGGAATGGACCTTGGCAGAGCTGGTGAAGAATCCCCGTATTATGGAGAAAGCTAAAGAAGAGATAAGAAGAGTTATTGGGATAAAAGAAAAGGTGGAAGAAGACGACCTTGTTCAGATGGACTACTTGAAATCTATAATTAAAGAGACTCTACGGTTCCACCCACCTGGACCCTTGTTAGTTCCACATGAATCCACAACAAGCGTGAGAATACAAGGCTGTCATATCTCTCCAAAAACAAGAGTCTTAATCAATGCATGGGCCATTGGAAGGGACCCCAGATCTTGGGAAAATCCTGATGAGTTCATCCCCGAGAGATTTGCCAACAACCCTATCGATTTCAAAGGTCAGGATTTTCAATTTATACCTTTTGGAGCTGGAAGGAGGATTTGTCCTGGAATTTCATTTGCCACCAGCACTATTGAACTTGCACTAGTCAATCTTTTATATTGGTTTGACTGGGAATTTCCTAGTGGCACACGTGCTGAGGATGTAGACATGAGTGAAGCCTCAGGGATTGTTGCTCACAGGAAATTTCCTATTCATCTGGTTCCAACCATGGTTAAAAGATCCGGTGACTTGGACTCAGCTTAG